tttaattggtCGCACCCTCCTATATGAAGCTCCTTTAGCTTAATCAAGTGGCTCATAAACCCAAGATCAAAGCAAACAAACTCTGCAAGATTCTTAATTGTCGAATGGTCAAAGAAGTTAGGTTGATCAATCTCTTCAAGATCTCTTTGTTACAATCCTCGAGGAACAACTCATGGAGAGATGGAAGACAAACATCATCGGTTGAGTTTTTCAAATGCGGACATGAATGAATTTCAAGCTTTGTGAGACGATCAAGTTGACAAGGCAATGTCTTGACCAACGAAGGACAGCCTCGAACAACAAGATGCTTAAGACAGGAGAATGAGACTTCTTCTTTTGGGCCAGCATAAGGATGCCAATCCTTCCATGCGAACATCTCTTCAAACTTTAAAGTGGTTAAGgatgaaaaaggccttgtaccTCCGTAAAATTCAAAGCCTATCATTCTTATTGCATGTAGACCTTTAAGAGATAATTCCTTAAGTGAAGGTAGTTGTCCAATCATAGACAACGACATAACATTAGGACAATCCCACAAGCTTAAAGACACTATTTTATAATAGGATGTACAATCTAACCATGATGGGAATACTGCACCATGATAGTTCAAAATAGCAAGATTTTCAAGATTAGTGTGAGGTCGTAGAGAGTCAAGCACCTGTGCTTCGCGCTCATGATGATGGAGATCTCCCAAATGTTCACCCCAATGCAAGGATAAGTTTGTAAGGCTTAGCTTTGAAGCAAATTAGCATCAACTGCATCTATAACTTTTTCCACCTTTTGCAATTCTGATATGAATAATTCTCCTTCAAGATGTGGCAAGTTCTTTAACTCTTTCAACTGCGACCCTTTCTCAAGTCCTACCACAAATTTGGACAATATAATAAGATTCTTTAAATTACTAATACTCAACGGCATCTCTTTTAGACTCTTTGTATCTCTAATATCAAGAAACGTAAGTGACTAACTTTGTGATACCTTGAGGCAACTTTGAAAGCTTTTGACAACCTCTTAAAATCAAAGCTTGTAATTTGCACAAGGCGCCAATTGACTCAGGTAGCCTCTCAATATGAGTGTACGAGAAATTGAGGTATCGAAGATGTTTTAAATCACCAACACAATTTGGTACCTCTACGATGTTACAACGACATAACGAGAATACTCTCAAGTACTTCAAGTTTGTTAGCAAGTCATGTAGCACCTTGttggaaataaagaaagagccCCACAAGATCCATCACGCACCAAAATTAAACTTCTTAGTGCCTTCATTCCTTGATATGGTTTTAGGCATTTTGATGTAACATACCACGATGGGATGAATGATGCATAACGAGTTTTTTCAAGAGATGATACATCATGTTCATTACTTGCTACCCGAGACCCCCCTGAGCTAAAGCAAGTCCCAcccaaaattgattttgctagatcattcaaaagatcatgcattgaaaacttAGATGCATCGATacttgattgttgaagaaatgacTTGGATACTAACTCATCAAAGTGCTTCCATCCCAATTTCAAGATATTCTCATTTGCTTTTTGCCCGTCTAAAAGTCCCTCTGCTATCCATAAGAGTACCAACTCATCCCTCTCAATTTCGTAATCCTTGGGAAATACCGCACAATAAGCAAAACATCTCTTTAAATAGGAAGGAAGATGGACATAGCTCAATTTTAAAACTAGGAGAACCTCATCATTCTCTACCGTTAGAAGATCCCACATTTTGTTATTTAAGGTATCTTCCCACTCATCAGGATTACTTTTAGTACGTAGGACGCCGCCCAACATCTTTGCCGCCAAAGGTAAACCTTTACATCTTTCAGCTATATTCTTGCCTATTATTTTAAAAGCCAGGTGGCTCTCAAAATTTGATACTCCAAAAGCATGAAATGCCAATAAGCTTATACAATTATCAAAGAACAATTCCCTCAAATGATATGGTGAAGCTCTTGTTATGGAAGCAACATTAAGGTTGCGAGTCGtgatgatgatcttgcttcCGCTAGCCCCCGCTTCAAATGGCTTTAAGAGGGCGATCCATTTTTCATACTTCTCATTCCATATATCATCtaaaaccacaagaaacttcttcccGGCTAGATTATCCTTCAACTTAACTTGAAGCTTGTTAAGATCTTTGTCGTCATCGGACGACCTGGTGATCGACTGCAAAATAGTTTTTGTTATGTCAAGGACATCAAAAACATCTGACACACAAACCCATGCTTTCTTCTCGAAACAACTATTCACTTTGGCATCATTATATAGCCGCTGAGCCAAGGCCGTCTTTCCAACACTGCCCATCCCAACTATGGGGACTATGCTTAGTGTGGCATCAGAATTTTTGACCTCACGGATCAATAGTTGGAGTATCTCcatttcttccttctccctaCCAACAAACCGAGGCTCCGGCAGAGAACTAGTGGGATCCCTTTTGTTGCTGTAGTTGGATCTATCCACAATATTGTCTCTCAAGCTTAGATAATCCCTCCTTTTGACAATCGCTTCAAACCTACCATTGATATCTTGGACCTTAGTGTCAGACACGAGTGAGCCTAGTCgtgtaaaagaaaagaacttccTTTTCCATTGACCTCTACTTGTTCTGGATTCTACCTCCGACTTAACTTGAGTGGCTTTGATGTCTAACTCATCAAGCAAGTCTTCTATGTCAAAGGCCAAGTCCCTAACATCATCGAGCCATGGCTTCACTAGACAATTCCCGCTAAGTTGCTTTTCCTCTGCACCATCCACCACTGCATTGATTGTGACTAGCATCCTCTTCCAGTCATCAAGGATGGCGGTGTCAGTTCCTTCCCGTTGCGCATAGTCTGATGCCAAAGAACTCAACTTGTCAAACAAGGTTTAAAAGAAGGAACCCAAAACGATCTCCCCAATGGCCATGGGTGAATCAATCACTGTTGAGAACAACAAAGTGTTATGGTGAAGTAAAGTAAAATGAGCTAACGGAAAGAGAAAACTATGAATTCCAGGAAGACCAAGACGCCACTtaccaaaaagaataaaaaaaggaccAAGACTTTCAAGGGATGCACACCAAAGTTTAGACAAATCAAACTAAAATAGTTTTTTGTCCAAGAGTGCTTGTTCTGTCAATTGTTCTCCCTTTTCTTCAGATCCAGACTTTTCTTGTGGGCATCCAAAACAGAGGataaatgtgatttttcttcATATGACCAACTTAGAGCTCACATGTATTTTCGTCAAAAACTTCATTACTTACTAGTGTTGTGTTGGCTTTTCACACATTCATATATTATTAGAATCTCTATGATTTCATTGTCCTTGATTTTTGCTTTATTGTTGAATATGCGATCAATGTAGGCTTTTACGTGGTGGTTACATTGCTGAAAATTTGCATATGTTTAAGATATGAGAAGATTATCAGTTCCTCCTTCAATGTGGATGACCATGTAAAGACATCAAAGGCGATAAATTTTGTCCGTTCAATAAGGAAAACAAAGCACATGCTTTgggctaaacaagaaaaaaaatcaggtGCACCAACTAATCCATTAACCAAGTTGCTTTAGTTTACTTTGCAAATAGTGAAGGAGTCAATAATCATTAATTAAGATTACATAATCTACTAAAAATTATACTTTATGCATCAATCCATCATTCTCTTATCAAGCAATTCCGATTATCAACTATTACCTTAGCACCCCTCGGCAGATCGTCGTCGTCATCTTGCTGCGAAGTTTTACCATTGTAACTGTCACTTAAAGCCTATATTGATCGCATATCCAAAGTATGCGATCAATGAGGGGAATCGTTCGGAGAGCACGTGCTTTCCATCCAGCCTTTCGTCTGTTTATATACATCTTTTTGTGCAGCAAGAAGGCATCCCCTCTAGAAGCGTTctttaaacattttgtattctGAATCGTGTGAAGTTCACCCAGACATTACGTGCTCTCCATCAACAATGTATTTCCTATTTACCTTGAGTTAAAGCAAAtgtccctcttttctttttttttctattggtctacaattaagaaaaaaaaatgacaagtcTTCCATAAATTGGTaacatcataataaaaaattcacaaggAGATTAGAACCCTATTAATTTGTTTAacaatatgaattttctttttggtatgaGCATTTCACTTCTTTCGGGTGGtgactttgtatttttttccctATCCCTTTTCTCTatcatatcttttattttctggtAGCGGGAATGCACGATTATAaacatttacttttcatttacactttttttttttcaatgaattatATCTAAAACATGTATTAAACCCTTAATGTGACATCCGGATTTTGCTGGACCTCGAATATGTAACTGTCCGTGACGGGTCGACGAATTTGTCGTCAGACTACGTCGTTGGCGCCACTTTTGGTCGTTGTTTCGTCACCACTCTCA
The nucleotide sequence above comes from Eucalyptus grandis isolate ANBG69807.140 chromosome 2, ASM1654582v1, whole genome shotgun sequence. Encoded proteins:
- the LOC120290526 gene encoding putative disease resistance RPP13-like protein 1, with product MGQLSGPSWQSTGEEIRWRSKDVLHVHARDVSDSLFLHSVRWSKKERGVAAARVQDVGFKESKSSNRCPVEEIVAAWSTLHACWTWLLLRSKSSLFVDRLNCEREGAAWFYYAQREGTDTAILDDWKRMLVTINAVVDGAEEKQLSGNCLVKPWLDDVRDLAFDIEDLLDELDIKATQVKSEVESRTSRGQWKRKFFSFTRLGSLVSDTKVQDINGRFEAIVKRRDYLSLRDNIVDRSNYSNKRDPTSSLPEPRFVGREKEEMEILQLLIREVKNSDATLSIVPIVGMGSVGKTALAQRLYNDAKVNSCFEKKAWVCVSDVFDVLDITKTILQSITRSSDDDKDLNKLQVKLKDNLAGKKFLVVLDDIWNEKYEKWIALLKPFEAGASGSKIIITTRNLNVASITRASPYHLRELFFDNCISLLAFHAFGVSNFESHLAFKIIGKNIAERCKGLPLAAKMLGGVLRTKSNPDEWEDTLNNKMWDLLTVENDEVLLVLKLSYVHLPSYLKRCFAYCAVFPKDYEIERDELVLLWIAEGLLDGQKANENILKLGWKHFDELVSKSFLQQSRLEKGSQLKELKNLPHLEGELFISELQKVEKVIDAVDANLLQS